The following proteins are co-located in the ANME-2 cluster archaeon genome:
- a CDS encoding type II toxin-antitoxin system VapC family toxin gives MNTSRFFMDTAYVLALLNQNDKYHEKAKAILPKTSIADEVCITETVIIEIGNSLARSNRSMAIAFIESLYTTYNVSVIPVDSELLGQAIDFYHRREDKEWGLTDCISFIVMEDQNLTNALTSDEHFIQAGFRALLREDIPSKE, from the coding sequence ATGAATACAAGCCGATTTTTTATGGACACTGCATATGTGCTGGCATTGCTCAATCAAAATGATAAATATCACGAAAAGGCCAAAGCGATACTTCCAAAAACCAGCATTGCAGATGAAGTGTGTATAACAGAAACAGTAATTATTGAAATTGGTAATTCTCTGGCACGCTCTAACCGTTCTATGGCAATTGCTTTTATTGAAAGTCTATACACTACCTATAACGTCAGTGTTATTCCTGTTGATAGTGAATTGTTGGGTCAAGCTATAGATTTCTATCACAGACGGGAAGATAAGGAATGGGGATTAACAGATTGTATCTCATTTATTGTAATGGAGGACCAAAATTTGACGAATGCGTTAACGTCAGATGAGCATTTCATACAGGCAGGTTTCAGAGCGTTATTGAGAGAAGATATCCCATCCAAAGAATGA
- a CDS encoding DUF104 domain-containing protein — protein sequence MNSAKTKTVHAHFDGKVLRPDEPVDLKPNVRYRITIEDEDSSAKQSIWEVLDEFSGKIEGPEDWSEEHDHYLYGIPKQKKR from the coding sequence ATGAATTCAGCCAAAACAAAAACAGTACATGCTCACTTTGATGGTAAAGTGCTAAGACCGGATGAGCCAGTTGATCTGAAACCCAATGTTCGTTATCGTATAACCATTGAAGATGAAGATTCTTCGGCAAAGCAGAGCATTTGGGAAGTACTCGATGAATTTTCCGGAAAAATTGAAGGACCAGAGGATTGGTCTGAAGAACATGACCATTACCTGTACGGCATACCAAAGCAGAAAAAAAGGTAG